Proteins encoded within one genomic window of Longimicrobium sp.:
- a CDS encoding Panacea domain-containing protein, with protein sequence MNNDEKMAELILYVSDRSQLDPAYGATKLNKILFYADFLYYAKHGRSITGQEYMRLEKGPAPRRLVPVREEMVADGELVVRPQAYGPWQQKRPIPLRDPQLAEFSGDEIAMVDSVIAAFWGRSATEVSDISHRFPGWDYANDRETIPYATALTSDREPDEDDYAFARELGREYTTREA encoded by the coding sequence ATGAATAACGACGAAAAGATGGCGGAGCTCATCTTGTACGTGTCGGATCGATCCCAACTAGATCCTGCGTATGGGGCTACGAAGCTCAACAAGATCCTGTTCTACGCTGATTTTCTGTACTACGCCAAGCACGGAAGATCAATCACGGGACAGGAATACATGAGGCTGGAGAAGGGGCCAGCACCCCGGCGATTGGTACCTGTCCGGGAAGAGATGGTCGCGGACGGCGAGTTGGTTGTGCGTCCGCAGGCGTACGGTCCGTGGCAGCAGAAGCGGCCCATCCCATTGCGCGACCCTCAGCTGGCCGAGTTCAGCGGCGACGAGATCGCCATGGTTGATTCCGTGATTGCTGCTTTCTGGGGGCGCTCCGCGACGGAGGTAAGCGATATCTCCCACCGCTTTCCCGGTTGGGACTATGCAAACGATCGGGAGACTATCCCGTACGCGACGGCTCTCACCTCAGATCGGGAGCCGGATGAAGACGACTATGCGTTTGCTCGTGAGTTAGGGCGCGAATACACCACGCGGGAAGCATAA
- a CDS encoding aspartate aminotransferase family protein: MRSEAFGAQMPTLAGAPPGPESRRLAAELARYESPNVTYLADDFPVFWDEARGANVRDVDGNVFVDLTAAFAVAGAGHGHPRIVEAVQRQAARLLHGMGDVHPPAIKAELLRALAEVAPGGLTRSILANSGGEAVEAALKTAVIATGKPRVLAFHGGYHGLTYGSLAVSGREDFRSPFAAQLMRNAVFAPYPYAYRSPFGRDADEVGAATLRYVEHLLDTPGTASEGIGAILVEAVQGRGGDVVPPADFLPGLRRICDERGMLLIVDEIYTGFGRTGRWFACEHSGVVPDLMAVGKGLTGGFPFAACIGTDAVMEAWPRSTGEAIHTSTFLGNPVGCAAALASIAVLRDERLVERSAELGARMLERLQTMTADHPRVAEVRGLGMMMGIEMVRDRESREPAPELSGRVVVEGLRRGLLLLGGGLYGNVLSLSPPFVLTDAQADWALGTLGEILDRQAGWG, from the coding sequence GTGAGGTCTGAAGCATTCGGCGCGCAGATGCCGACGCTCGCGGGCGCGCCGCCGGGGCCCGAGTCGCGACGGCTCGCTGCGGAGCTGGCGCGCTACGAGTCGCCCAACGTCACGTACCTGGCGGACGACTTCCCCGTCTTCTGGGACGAGGCGCGGGGGGCCAACGTGCGCGACGTGGACGGCAACGTCTTCGTGGACCTGACGGCGGCGTTCGCGGTGGCCGGCGCGGGGCACGGGCACCCGCGCATCGTGGAGGCGGTGCAGCGCCAGGCCGCCCGCCTGCTGCACGGCATGGGCGACGTGCACCCGCCCGCCATCAAGGCCGAGCTCCTGCGCGCGCTTGCCGAGGTGGCGCCGGGGGGGCTCACGCGCTCCATCCTCGCCAACTCCGGAGGCGAGGCGGTGGAGGCGGCGCTCAAGACCGCCGTCATCGCTACGGGAAAGCCGCGGGTGCTCGCCTTTCACGGCGGGTATCACGGCCTCACCTACGGCTCGCTGGCGGTGTCGGGACGCGAGGACTTCCGCTCGCCGTTCGCCGCGCAGCTCATGCGCAACGCGGTGTTCGCGCCGTACCCGTACGCCTACCGCTCACCGTTCGGGCGCGACGCGGACGAGGTCGGCGCCGCCACGCTGCGCTACGTGGAGCACCTGCTCGACACCCCGGGAACCGCATCGGAGGGGATCGGCGCGATCCTGGTGGAGGCGGTGCAGGGCCGCGGTGGCGACGTGGTGCCGCCCGCGGACTTCCTCCCCGGCCTGCGGCGGATCTGCGACGAGCGCGGGATGCTCCTGATCGTGGACGAGATCTACACGGGTTTTGGGCGCACCGGCCGCTGGTTCGCGTGCGAGCACAGCGGCGTGGTGCCGGACCTGATGGCGGTCGGAAAAGGGCTCACGGGGGGCTTCCCCTTCGCGGCCTGCATCGGCACCGATGCGGTGATGGAGGCGTGGCCCCGCTCCACCGGCGAGGCGATCCACACCTCCACTTTCCTGGGAAACCCTGTCGGTTGCGCCGCCGCCCTCGCCTCCATCGCCGTGCTGCGCGACGAGCGGCTGGTGGAGCGCTCCGCGGAGCTGGGCGCGCGCATGCTCGAGCGCCTGCAAACGATGACGGCGGACCACCCGCGCGTCGCCGAGGTGCGCGGCCTGGGGATGATGATGGGCATCGAGATGGTGCGCGATCGCGAGAGCCGCGAACCGGCGCCGGAGCTGTCCGGGCGCGTGGTGGTGGAAGGGCTGAGGCGCGGGTTGCTGCTGCTGGGCGGCGGCCTGTACGGCAACGTCCTCTCCCTCTCGCCCCCCTTCGTCCTCACCGACGCGCAGGCGGATTGGGCGCTGGGAACGTTGGGGGAGATTCTGGATCGTCAGGCAGGCTGGGGGTGA
- a CDS encoding HepT-like ribonuclease domain-containing protein yields MSRNRLTFLENMLEGLGHAQEFTSGITRDEFVVDRRTFYAVMKAFEIVGEAAKHIHPEVRARHADVDWRGLAGFRDILTHSYFYFSVDPKIVWNLAVQDSVQAHRQLKIVLTAESDGSSREAP; encoded by the coding sequence GTGTCGCGTAATCGGCTGACGTTCCTGGAAAACATGCTCGAAGGCCTCGGCCATGCCCAGGAATTCACCTCGGGAATAACCCGAGACGAGTTCGTTGTCGACCGCCGCACTTTCTACGCGGTCATGAAAGCCTTCGAAATAGTGGGAGAGGCCGCGAAGCACATTCATCCGGAGGTACGTGCGCGGCATGCGGATGTCGATTGGCGCGGTCTGGCGGGGTTCCGTGACATCCTCACGCACTCCTACTTCTACTTCAGCGTAGACCCGAAGATCGTGTGGAACTTGGCGGTTCAGGATTCGGTGCAAGCACACCGCCAATTAAAGATCGTGCTCACCGCCGAGTCCGATGGGAGTAGCCGGGAGGCGCCGTGA
- a CDS encoding nucleotidyltransferase family protein encodes MEPKPLSRDRVIHLLREHRAEMDRFGVLSISLFGSVARDEATETSDVDVLVDFGPEPTFRGYMDLKFFLEDLFGTRVDVVTPGTLRPRVEQSVTGDLLRVA; translated from the coding sequence ATGGAGCCCAAGCCGCTTTCCCGTGACCGCGTGATCCACCTCCTACGCGAGCACCGCGCCGAGATGGACCGGTTCGGAGTGCTTTCCATCTCTCTTTTCGGCTCTGTAGCCCGCGATGAGGCGACCGAGACAAGCGATGTGGACGTGCTCGTGGACTTCGGACCGGAGCCCACGTTCCGTGGCTACATGGACCTGAAGTTCTTCCTGGAGGATCTGTTCGGGACGAGGGTGGACGTGGTCACGCCCGGCACGCTTCGGCCGCGCGTGGAGCAATCCGTGACGGGGGATCTGCTCCGTGTCGCGTAA
- a CDS encoding HepT-like ribonuclease domain-containing protein yields the protein MIDRAARIEEYTRGLTFEEFEKDTLRIDAVLYNITIIGEAASQVPPEVQQRLALRVWRWCGKRSRTMFPRSCRSWRRRLRTAPTRPEHYARELTSDGAQAAFP from the coding sequence GTGATCGACCGCGCCGCACGTATCGAGGAGTACACCCGCGGCCTGACCTTCGAGGAGTTCGAGAAGGATACGCTCCGGATCGACGCCGTGCTCTACAACATCACCATCATCGGTGAAGCAGCGAGCCAGGTTCCTCCGGAGGTACAGCAGCGCCTCGCGTTGCGCGTCTGGAGGTGGTGTGGGAAACGATCAAGAACGATGTTCCCGAGATCGTGCCGCTCCTGGAGGCGGCGCTTGCGGACAGCTCCGACCCGACCTGAACACTACGCACGCGAGCTGACGAGCGATGGAGCCCAAGCCGCTTTCCCGTGA
- a CDS encoding nucleotidyltransferase family protein — translation MDRDEALSLLRAHMDELRTLGVREISIFGSVARGEAGPDSDVDVLVELGPGIGLFRFVDIRDRLSEILGRPVDMATEDALRPWVRDYVLAEASRAA, via the coding sequence ATGGATCGGGACGAGGCGCTGTCACTCCTCCGCGCGCACATGGACGAGCTCCGCACCCTCGGCGTGCGGGAGATCTCCATCTTCGGCTCCGTCGCCCGCGGCGAGGCGGGCCCGGACAGCGACGTGGACGTGCTGGTGGAGCTCGGGCCGGGGATCGGGCTTTTCCGTTTCGTGGATATCCGTGACCGGTTGTCGGAGATCCTCGGCCGCCCCGTCGACATGGCTACCGAGGATGCGTTGCGCCCGTGGGTGCGTGACTATGTGCTCGCGGAGGCGAGCCGTGCCGCCTAG
- a CDS encoding GNAT family N-acetyltransferase, with protein sequence MTTLRPALPGDEDGILALMREFYLHERLVLDETAARRALAALLADPLLGRVWFVEGGGAPAGYMVVTLGFSLEFAGRFALLDELYVREGFRGGGVGARAVEEAAAACAAWGVRALRLEVAWENDAAQRLYRRLGFDAHDRHIMTRWLDGAER encoded by the coding sequence GTGACCACCCTGCGCCCCGCCCTCCCCGGCGACGAGGACGGCATCCTGGCGCTGATGCGGGAGTTCTACCTCCACGAGCGGCTCGTGCTGGACGAGACCGCCGCCCGCCGGGCACTCGCCGCACTCCTCGCGGACCCGTTGCTGGGTCGCGTCTGGTTCGTGGAGGGCGGTGGAGCGCCGGCGGGCTACATGGTGGTCACCCTGGGCTTCTCGCTGGAGTTCGCCGGAAGGTTCGCGCTTCTGGACGAGCTGTACGTGCGCGAAGGCTTCCGCGGCGGCGGGGTTGGAGCCCGCGCGGTGGAGGAGGCCGCCGCGGCATGCGCCGCATGGGGCGTCCGCGCGCTCCGCCTGGAGGTGGCCTGGGAGAACGACGCCGCCCAGCGCCTCTACCGCCGCCTGGGCTTCGACGCGCACGACCGCCACATCATGACACGCTGGCTGGACGGCGCGGAACGGTAG
- the corA gene encoding magnesium/cobalt transporter CorA, with product MKRRDLLRLPLAAGRTAARAGFHGPGTPPGSPPGTLPSDPDASPPRVTVLAYGPHEMTEFDVESVEQLGRLRGQYPVLWVNVEGVRHAPTVRAVADVFGLHGLAVEDVGHIGQQTKSELFDDHLFLVARMVRLCPHLDLEQVSIFVGRDYVISFQERPGDPLDPVRDRIRRSRGRIRAAGPDHLAYAILDAVVDHCFPVVETYAERLDLLEDEILGRPGREAMNQLHAVRRDLVALRRAVWPLRDALGSLVREPPPELVAPGTIVYLRDVQDHLVQILDLVESCRELGASLTDLYLSSVGNRTNEIMKVLTVFSAIFIPLSFITGLYGMNLDRAPLWLRSLTVAEALMGVVTFGLIAFFWRRGWLGGRA from the coding sequence TTGAAGCGTCGCGACCTCCTGCGCCTCCCCCTGGCCGCGGGGCGGACCGCCGCGCGCGCGGGCTTCCACGGGCCCGGCACGCCCCCGGGATCTCCGCCGGGCACCCTGCCGTCGGACCCCGACGCGTCGCCGCCGCGCGTGACCGTGCTCGCCTACGGGCCGCACGAGATGACCGAGTTCGACGTGGAGAGCGTGGAGCAGCTCGGCCGGCTGCGCGGGCAGTACCCGGTCCTCTGGGTCAACGTCGAGGGGGTCCGCCACGCCCCCACCGTGCGCGCCGTCGCCGACGTCTTCGGCCTGCACGGGCTGGCGGTGGAGGACGTGGGGCACATCGGCCAGCAGACCAAGAGCGAGCTGTTCGACGACCACCTCTTCCTGGTCGCGCGCATGGTGCGCCTCTGCCCACACCTGGACCTGGAGCAGGTGTCGATCTTCGTGGGGCGGGACTACGTGATCTCGTTCCAGGAGCGCCCGGGCGACCCGCTGGACCCGGTGCGCGACCGCATCCGCCGCTCGCGTGGCCGCATCCGCGCGGCCGGGCCGGATCACCTCGCCTACGCCATCCTGGACGCGGTGGTGGACCACTGCTTCCCCGTGGTTGAGACGTACGCCGAGCGGCTGGACCTGCTGGAGGACGAGATCCTGGGCCGCCCCGGCCGCGAGGCGATGAACCAGCTCCACGCCGTGCGCCGCGACCTGGTGGCGCTGCGGCGCGCCGTGTGGCCGCTGCGCGATGCGCTGGGCTCCCTGGTGCGCGAGCCCCCGCCTGAGCTTGTGGCGCCCGGCACGATCGTGTACCTGCGCGACGTGCAGGACCACCTCGTCCAGATCCTGGACCTGGTGGAAAGCTGCCGCGAGCTGGGCGCCTCGCTGACGGACCTGTACCTTTCCAGCGTGGGGAACCGCACCAACGAGATCATGAAGGTGCTGACGGTCTTCTCCGCCATATTCATCCCGCTCAGCTTCATCACGGGGCTGTACGGGATGAACCTGGACCGCGCTCCCCTCTGGCTTCGCTCGCTGACCGTGGCCGAGGCGCTGATGGGCGTGGTGACGTTCGGGCTGATCGCCTTCTTCTGGCGGCGCGGATGGCTGGGAGGGCGCGCGTGA
- a CDS encoding plastocyanin/azurin family copper-binding protein: protein MRNAFYKLPVLGMIVLAAACGGGDKPAETTNDTPQGSAADVTPQGSSGTATVTTDAPNTSATTAPAQGTVHTVRMTTTQGGASGQFEPANITVKKGDVIHFVSEGNAAHNVSFPADQNAGKSNLPAPSQYLTNGQSYDLQVTLDPGSYKIQCDPHAAMGMVAAITVQ, encoded by the coding sequence ATGCGTAACGCATTCTACAAGCTGCCGGTTCTGGGGATGATCGTGCTCGCCGCGGCGTGCGGCGGCGGCGACAAGCCCGCCGAGACCACCAACGACACGCCGCAGGGAAGCGCGGCCGACGTGACGCCGCAGGGTTCCAGCGGCACCGCGACCGTCACCACCGATGCGCCGAACACCTCGGCCACCACGGCGCCGGCGCAGGGCACGGTGCACACGGTGCGGATGACCACCACCCAGGGCGGCGCCTCCGGGCAGTTCGAGCCGGCCAACATCACCGTCAAGAAGGGTGATGTGATCCACTTCGTGAGCGAGGGGAACGCGGCGCACAACGTGTCGTTCCCGGCCGATCAGAACGCAGGCAAGTCGAACCTCCCCGCCCCGAGCCAGTACCTGACCAACGGGCAGAGCTACGATCTGCAGGTCACGCTGGACCCGGGCTCGTACAAGATCCAGTGCGACCCGCACGCCGCCATGGGGATGGTGGCCGCGATTACGGTGCAGTAA
- a CDS encoding DUF4249 family protein, with translation MHPFHRFVRLAPLLLAGACTLAGVTLPAGEEVVAVEAVLRTDAPVQTIVLHRSLDGRDVRGVAGARVTVTAQGGRTITFQESTQACFRVNGDYFKEEPGSVKASCYLSSAEEGSWVRPGAVYLLRVETPDGGVIQGRTRVPGAFGLAGLPFTTRVEARASARCALSPGRILPVTWTRADSAWSYIAPIRIFDLRAALARGGIQAAIPDPLELVGLAISEEDTTIALPSEFGVFDRFEYDNAALAALQSGFPDGVVAEMVVAAADRNYVNGVRGGRFNPSGPVRISSVSGDGVGVFGSLVPLYLRVHVQPEAVSTKTGITRCLG, from the coding sequence TTGCATCCTTTTCACCGCTTTGTACGCCTGGCGCCGCTCCTGCTGGCGGGCGCCTGCACGCTGGCCGGCGTCACCCTCCCCGCGGGCGAGGAGGTGGTGGCGGTGGAGGCCGTGCTGCGCACCGACGCCCCCGTGCAGACGATCGTCCTGCACCGCTCGCTGGACGGGCGCGACGTCCGCGGCGTCGCGGGCGCCCGCGTGACCGTCACGGCGCAGGGCGGGCGCACGATCACCTTCCAGGAGTCCACCCAGGCATGCTTCCGCGTCAACGGCGACTACTTCAAGGAGGAGCCGGGGTCGGTGAAGGCGAGCTGCTACCTGTCGTCGGCGGAGGAAGGGTCGTGGGTGCGCCCCGGCGCCGTGTACCTGCTGCGCGTGGAGACGCCGGACGGGGGGGTGATCCAGGGGCGCACACGCGTTCCCGGGGCCTTTGGGCTTGCCGGCCTTCCGTTCACCACGCGGGTGGAGGCGCGCGCTTCCGCGAGGTGCGCCCTGTCCCCGGGCCGCATCCTTCCGGTGACGTGGACGCGCGCCGACAGCGCGTGGAGCTACATCGCGCCCATCCGCATCTTCGACCTCCGCGCGGCCCTCGCGCGCGGCGGGATCCAGGCGGCGATCCCGGACCCGCTGGAGCTGGTGGGGCTGGCGATCTCCGAAGAGGACACCACCATCGCGCTTCCCAGCGAGTTCGGCGTCTTCGACCGCTTCGAGTACGACAACGCGGCGCTCGCGGCGCTGCAGTCCGGCTTTCCGGACGGCGTGGTGGCGGAGATGGTGGTTGCCGCGGCGGACCGCAACTACGTGAACGGGGTGCGGGGCGGGCGCTTCAACCCCTCCGGCCCTGTGCGCATCTCCAGCGTCAGCGGCGACGGAGTGGGAGTGTTCGGGTCGCTGGTGCCGCTGTACCTGCGCGTCCACGTGCAGCCGGAAGCGGTCAGCACGAAGACGGGGATCACGCGGTGTTTGGGGTGA
- a CDS encoding YMGG-like glycine zipper-containing protein: MRVLKAALVVSVLVGAAACGRDAAPKATAPSSDLTWLDSLGVSDAAVKTMAPAAASPTELGLAATDSAAPMLAAAAPVKEPVVKSSTSSTRRTTARRSSSGRRRSSASSSGSYSGSSGGYESSGTYRAPTAVVKRNTRRDAVIGAGAGAVIGAVAGGRNHRVRGAVIGAVAGGAAGAIIGHHVDKKTVYVP, encoded by the coding sequence ATGCGTGTCCTCAAAGCAGCACTTGTGGTGTCCGTTCTGGTGGGCGCAGCGGCATGCGGGCGCGATGCCGCACCGAAGGCCACCGCTCCCTCCAGCGACCTGACCTGGCTGGACAGCCTGGGCGTCTCCGACGCGGCGGTGAAGACGATGGCTCCGGCGGCGGCATCGCCCACGGAGCTGGGGCTTGCGGCGACCGACTCGGCCGCGCCGATGCTGGCGGCCGCGGCGCCGGTCAAGGAGCCGGTGGTAAAGTCCTCCACGTCGAGCACGCGCCGCACCACCGCGCGCCGCTCGTCCTCGGGGCGCAGGCGCTCCAGCGCGAGCAGCTCGGGTAGCTACAGCGGCAGCTCGGGCGGGTACGAGAGCAGCGGCACCTACCGCGCGCCCACGGCGGTGGTGAAGCGCAACACGCGCCGTGACGCCGTCATCGGCGCGGGTGCGGGCGCGGTGATCGGGGCGGTGGCCGGCGGGCGCAACCACCGGGTGCGCGGAGCCGTGATCGGCGCCGTCGCCGGGGGCGCCGCGGGCGCCATCATCGGGCACCACGTGGACAAGAAGACCGTCTACGTCCCCTGA
- a CDS encoding M13 family metallopeptidase has translation MDAPRSFQESFNRMTFRKPLACAVVLASVLALPAAGQRPGGQMLDPADRDTTCAPCRDFYQWANGGWLARSTIPPAYTSWGNFDELRDRNQAVLRGLLEAAARNAARAPAGSNERKLGVFYATCMDTARANRDGRLPLVAELARIDAVRSRAALVAEVARLHQMGAASMFGFGAAPDLKNSTRTIAQLGQGGLGLPDRDFYTRTDSAAQRIRAEYVAHVGRMLALAGRRDGHAEAERVMAIETALATASMTRVQQRDPTATYHMMPVARLQALTPRWDWAAYLRARGAPPIDSINVRQPDFIRALDGMLATVPLADWRSYMRAHLVRSSASALSRAFLDEQFRMQQVLTGTREQLPRWRRCLAATDAHMGDALGEAYVRRTFTPQARARALRMVENMRSALRERLHGLDWMTDSTRAEALAKLGSFREKIGYPERWRDYSALEIRPGSHLENVRRATRWATARGVARIGRPVDRGEWSMTAPAVNAYYNASLNEIVFPAGILQPPFFDAAADDAANYGGIGAVIGHEMAHGFDDQGRRFDSRGNLRDWWTPADAAAFREQAKRVAEQYSGYVVIDTLRVNGALTLGENIADLGGLTIAFHALQKELAGKPRPPLIDGFTPEQRFFLAWAQIWRRNARPEVMRLQATTDPHAPSRWRTNGPLANMPEFARAFHCAPGDPMVRPDSIRARIW, from the coding sequence GTGGATGCGCCTCGATCGTTCCAGGAGTCGTTCAATCGCATGACCTTTCGCAAGCCGCTCGCGTGCGCCGTGGTGCTCGCGTCCGTGCTCGCTCTTCCCGCGGCGGGCCAGCGCCCCGGCGGGCAGATGCTGGACCCGGCCGACCGGGACACCACCTGCGCCCCCTGCCGCGACTTCTACCAGTGGGCCAACGGCGGGTGGCTGGCGCGCAGCACCATTCCGCCGGCGTACACCAGCTGGGGGAACTTCGACGAGCTCCGCGACCGCAACCAGGCCGTGCTGCGCGGCCTCCTGGAGGCGGCGGCCCGCAACGCCGCGCGCGCACCCGCGGGGAGCAACGAGCGCAAGCTGGGCGTCTTCTACGCCACCTGCATGGACACGGCGCGCGCCAATCGCGACGGGCGCCTGCCGCTGGTGGCGGAGCTGGCCCGCATCGACGCCGTCCGCAGCCGCGCCGCGCTGGTGGCGGAGGTGGCGCGGCTGCACCAGATGGGCGCGGCGTCGATGTTCGGCTTCGGCGCGGCGCCCGACCTCAAGAACAGCACGCGCACCATCGCGCAGCTGGGGCAGGGCGGGCTGGGGCTTCCCGATCGCGACTTCTACACCCGCACGGACAGCGCTGCGCAGCGCATCCGCGCAGAGTACGTGGCGCACGTGGGGCGGATGCTCGCGCTGGCCGGGCGCCGCGACGGGCACGCCGAGGCCGAGCGGGTGATGGCCATCGAGACCGCGCTGGCGACGGCTTCGATGACCCGCGTGCAGCAGCGCGACCCCACCGCCACGTACCACATGATGCCTGTGGCGCGGCTCCAGGCGCTCACCCCGCGCTGGGACTGGGCCGCCTACCTGCGTGCCCGCGGCGCGCCCCCCATCGACAGCATCAACGTCCGCCAGCCGGACTTCATCCGCGCGCTGGACGGGATGCTCGCCACCGTGCCGCTGGCGGACTGGCGATCGTACATGCGCGCGCACCTGGTGCGGTCCTCCGCATCGGCGCTCTCGCGCGCCTTCCTGGACGAGCAGTTCCGGATGCAGCAGGTGCTCACCGGCACCCGCGAGCAGCTTCCCCGCTGGAGGCGCTGCCTGGCCGCGACCGACGCCCACATGGGCGACGCGCTGGGCGAGGCGTACGTGCGGCGCACCTTCACCCCGCAGGCCCGCGCGCGTGCCCTGCGCATGGTGGAGAACATGCGCTCCGCGCTCCGCGAGCGGCTGCACGGGCTGGATTGGATGACGGACTCCACCCGCGCGGAGGCGCTCGCCAAGCTCGGCTCCTTCCGCGAGAAGATCGGCTACCCGGAGCGGTGGCGCGACTACTCGGCGCTGGAGATCCGGCCGGGGTCGCACTTGGAGAACGTGCGCCGCGCCACCCGCTGGGCCACCGCGCGGGGCGTCGCCCGCATCGGCCGGCCGGTGGACCGCGGCGAGTGGTCGATGACGGCGCCCGCCGTCAACGCCTACTACAACGCATCGCTCAACGAGATCGTCTTTCCGGCGGGGATCCTGCAGCCTCCGTTCTTCGACGCGGCGGCCGACGATGCGGCCAACTACGGCGGGATCGGCGCCGTGATCGGCCATGAGATGGCCCACGGCTTCGACGACCAGGGGCGCCGCTTCGACTCGCGGGGCAACCTGCGCGACTGGTGGACCCCCGCCGACGCCGCCGCCTTTCGCGAGCAGGCGAAGCGCGTGGCCGAGCAGTACTCCGGCTACGTGGTGATCGACACGCTGCGTGTGAACGGCGCCCTCACGCTGGGCGAGAACATCGCGGATCTGGGCGGGCTCACCATCGCCTTCCACGCGCTGCAGAAGGAGCTCGCCGGCAAGCCGCGCCCCCCGCTGATCGATGGTTTCACGCCGGAGCAGCGCTTCTTCCTAGCCTGGGCGCAGATCTGGCGCCGCAACGCCCGCCCGGAGGTGATGCGCCTGCAGGCCACCACGGACCCGCACGCGCCCTCCCGCTGGCGCACCAACGGCCCCCTGGCCAACATGCCCGAGTTCGCCCGCGCCTTCCACTGCGCCCCCGGCGACCCCATGGTCCGCCCCGACAGCATCCGCGCCCGCATCTGGTAG